The proteins below are encoded in one region of Antennarius striatus isolate MH-2024 chromosome 7, ASM4005453v1, whole genome shotgun sequence:
- the dio1 gene encoding type I iodothyronine deiodinase: MFLQKLRVYLLAAFMFCYNIWFYITLRILHVFSPRFTKKLILKMGQKSTMSIDPKFKYEDWALTFMTMKFLKAAVRHMWLALGQEAFVGGEAPDTPVVTMEGEKTSICKYMRGNRPLVLSFGSCTUPPFMFKLEEFKQLVRDLNDVADFLVVYIAEAHATDGWAFANNFDIKQHRTLEERLSAAQILVQKDPLCPVVVDGMKDVTCIKYGALPERLYVLQAGKVVYKGAPGPWGYDPQEVRSVLEKMK, encoded by the exons atgtttttgcaAAAGCTGAGAGTCTATTTGTTAGCAGCATTTATGTTTTGTTATAATATCTGGTTCTATATTACACTACGGATCCTACACGTTTTTTCTCCAAGGTTCACCAAAAAATTAATTCTCAAAATGGGTCAAAAGTCCACCATGTCTATTGATCCTAAATTCAAGTATGAAGATTGGGCTCTGACATTTATGACCATGAAATTCCTCAAAGCCGCTGTTCGTCACATGTGGCTGGCCCTCGGACAAGAGGCTTTTGTGGGAGGAGAAGCTCCAGATACACCTGTAGTCACCATGGAGGGTGAAAAAACCAGCATCTGCAAGTACATGAGAG GCAACAGACCTCTGGTGCTCAGTTTTGGAAGTTGCACCTGACCCCCGTTTATGTTCAAACTTGAGGAGTTCAAGCAACTCGTCAGGGACTTGAACGATGTGGCGGACTTTCTGGTGGTCTACATCGCTGAGGCGCACGCAACAG ATGGCTGGGCGTTTGCCAACAACTTTGACATCAAGCAGCACCGCACCCTGGAGGAGAGGCTGTCTGCAGCTCAGATCCTGGTCCAGAAGGATCCCCTGTGTCCAGTGGTCGTAGACGGAATGAAAGATGTCACCTGCATCAAGTACGGAGCGCTGCCTGAGAGGCTTTACGTTCTGCAGGCTGGGAAAGTTGTGTACAAG GGGGCTCCGGGACCGTGGGGCTACGATCCACAGGAGGTGCGTTCAGTTTTGGAGAAGATGAAATAA
- the ssbp3b gene encoding single-stranded DNA-binding protein 3b isoform X1: MFPKGKGTPVPSDGQAREKLALYVYEYLLHIGAQKSAQTFLSEIRWEKNITLGEPPGFLHSWWCVFWDLYCAAPERRETCDHSSEAKAFHDYSAAAAPSPVMGGMAPGEGMPGGPMPPGFFQGPPGPQGSPHPQPPPPNSMMGPHSQSFMSPRFAGGPRGPPIRMGNQPPVGGPGPHPMLPNMDPTRPQGHPSLGPMQRMSGPRGMGPMGPGHQNFGGGMRPPHNTMGPGMPGVNMGPGTGRPWPNPNNANSMPYSSPSPGAYGGASGGGGPPGTPIMPSPADSNNSGDNLYTMINTGPGNRNNFPMGPGSDGPLGAMAGMEPHHMNGSLGSNDMDGMNKNSPNNLSGISNPPGTPRDDGELSGNFLHSFQSENYSPTMTMSV; the protein is encoded by the exons ATGTTTCCCAAAGGTAAAGGCACCCCGGTGCCGTCGGACGGCCAGGCACGAGAAAA GTTGGCTTTGTATGTCTATGAGTATTTGCTACACATAGGAGCTCAGAAGTCTGCACAGACCTTTTTATCAGAG ATCCGATGGGAGAAGAACATCACGCTTGGAGAACCTCCTGGATTCTTACACTCCTGGTGGTG TGTCTTCTGGGACTTGTATTGCGCTGCAccggagaggagagagacatgTGACCACTCCAGCGAAGCAAAAGCCTTCCATGATTAT AGCGCAGCAGCAGCCCCCAGTCCTGTGATGGGAGGGATGGCCCCCGGCGAGGGTATGCCTGGAGGACCCATGCCACCCGGTTTCTTCCAG GGTCCTCCTGGTCCCCAGGGCTCTCCTCACCCTCAGCCTCCTCCCCCTAACAGTATGATGGGACCTCACAGTCAG TCTTTCATGTCACCTCGCTTTGCTGGAGGCCCGAGAGGTCCCCCCATTCGAATGGGCAACCAG CCCCCAGTGGGGGGACCCGGTCCTCATCCCATGCTGCCCAACATGGACCCTACACGACCGCAAG gCCATCCCAGCTTGGGGCCAATGCAGAGAATGAGCGGCCCTCGTGGCATGGGGCCCATGGGACCTGGCCATCAG AACTTTGGTGGTGGGATGAGGCCTCCACACAACACCATGGGTCCCGGTATGCCAGGAGTGAACAT GGGCCCAGGGACCGGTCGGCCATGGCCCAATCCCAACAATGCCAACTCT ATGCCTTACTCCTCACCCTCTCCTGGTGCATACGGG gGTGCCTCTGGGGGTGGGGGACCACCAGGAACTCCCATCATGCCCAGCCCTGCAG attctaatAACTCTGGTGACAACTTGTACACCATGATCAACACTGGACCTGGCAACCGTAATAAT TTCCCTATGGGTCCCGGCTCTGATGGACCTCTGGGAGCTATGGCTGGGATGGAACCACACCACATGAACGGGTCACTAG GTTCTAATGATATGGATGGAATGAACAAG aatTCCCCAAACAATTTAAGTGGCATCAGCAATCCTCCTGGGACCCCGAGAGATGACGGAGAACTAAGTGGAAACTTCCTCCACTCCTTTCAGAGTGAAAAT TACTCTCCAACCATGACGATGAGCGTGTGA
- the ssbp3b gene encoding single-stranded DNA-binding protein 3b isoform X2 produces MFPKGKGTPVPSDGQAREKLALYVYEYLLHIGAQKSAQTFLSEIRWEKNITLGEPPGFLHSWWCVFWDLYCAAPERRETCDHSSEAKAFHDYSAAAAPSPVMGGMAPGEGMPGGPMPPGFFQSFMSPRFAGGPRGPPIRMGNQPPVGGPGPHPMLPNMDPTRPQGHPSLGPMQRMSGPRGMGPMGPGHQNFGGGMRPPHNTMGPGMPGVNMGPGTGRPWPNPNNANSMPYSSPSPGAYGGASGGGGPPGTPIMPSPADSNNSGDNLYTMINTGPGNRNNFPMGPGSDGPLGAMAGMEPHHMNGSLGSNDMDGMNKNSPNNLSGISNPPGTPRDDGELSGNFLHSFQSENYSPTMTMSV; encoded by the exons ATGTTTCCCAAAGGTAAAGGCACCCCGGTGCCGTCGGACGGCCAGGCACGAGAAAA GTTGGCTTTGTATGTCTATGAGTATTTGCTACACATAGGAGCTCAGAAGTCTGCACAGACCTTTTTATCAGAG ATCCGATGGGAGAAGAACATCACGCTTGGAGAACCTCCTGGATTCTTACACTCCTGGTGGTG TGTCTTCTGGGACTTGTATTGCGCTGCAccggagaggagagagacatgTGACCACTCCAGCGAAGCAAAAGCCTTCCATGATTAT AGCGCAGCAGCAGCCCCCAGTCCTGTGATGGGAGGGATGGCCCCCGGCGAGGGTATGCCTGGAGGACCCATGCCACCCGGTTTCTTCCAG TCTTTCATGTCACCTCGCTTTGCTGGAGGCCCGAGAGGTCCCCCCATTCGAATGGGCAACCAG CCCCCAGTGGGGGGACCCGGTCCTCATCCCATGCTGCCCAACATGGACCCTACACGACCGCAAG gCCATCCCAGCTTGGGGCCAATGCAGAGAATGAGCGGCCCTCGTGGCATGGGGCCCATGGGACCTGGCCATCAG AACTTTGGTGGTGGGATGAGGCCTCCACACAACACCATGGGTCCCGGTATGCCAGGAGTGAACAT GGGCCCAGGGACCGGTCGGCCATGGCCCAATCCCAACAATGCCAACTCT ATGCCTTACTCCTCACCCTCTCCTGGTGCATACGGG gGTGCCTCTGGGGGTGGGGGACCACCAGGAACTCCCATCATGCCCAGCCCTGCAG attctaatAACTCTGGTGACAACTTGTACACCATGATCAACACTGGACCTGGCAACCGTAATAAT TTCCCTATGGGTCCCGGCTCTGATGGACCTCTGGGAGCTATGGCTGGGATGGAACCACACCACATGAACGGGTCACTAG GTTCTAATGATATGGATGGAATGAACAAG aatTCCCCAAACAATTTAAGTGGCATCAGCAATCCTCCTGGGACCCCGAGAGATGACGGAGAACTAAGTGGAAACTTCCTCCACTCCTTTCAGAGTGAAAAT TACTCTCCAACCATGACGATGAGCGTGTGA